The Echeneis naucrates chromosome 8, fEcheNa1.1, whole genome shotgun sequence genome has a window encoding:
- the LOC115047937 gene encoding cyclin-dependent kinase 5 activator 1-like codes for MGTVLSLSPSYRKTALFEDGPATVGHYTAVQNSKNAKDAAAAAAKSLKRPSIISVLPWKRIVAVSAKRKGSKKLQSEGGDGGKGSSPEGHATATANSASDSLKLKKSQSCANLSSYSSSQDPSATTTTTSSQLPTSKTLANVATVAAKKNSLTGSGIQPSTAAGTPKRVIVQASTSELMRSLGEFLCRRCYRLKRLSPTDPVLWLRSVDRSLLLQGWQDQGFITPANVVFLYMLCRDVVSSEVASERELQASLLTCLYLSYSYMGNEISYPLKPFLVEAEKEAFWDRCLEIINRMSGKMLQINTDPHFFTQVFADLKNESKKEEEKTKLLIGLDR; via the exons ATGGGTACGGTGTTGTCGCTGTCGCCCAGCTACCGGAAGACAGCCCTCTTCGAGGATGGCCCGGCTACAGTTGGCCACTACACAGCAGTCCAGAACAGCAAGAACGCCAAGGacgcagcagctgcagctgcaaagtCCCTCAAACGGCCGTCCATTATCAGtgtgttgccatggaaacgGATTGTGGCTGTATCAGCAAAGAGGAAGGGCTCTAAGAAGTTGCAGTCAGAGGGTGGGGATGGTGGGAAAGGGAGCTCTCCAGAAGGTCACGCCACCGCCACAGCAAACTCGGCGTCCGACAGCCTGAAGTTAAAGAAGTCTCAGTCCTGTGCCAACCTTTCATCTTACTCGTCCAGCCAGGACCCCTCAGCCACTACTACCACTACCTCCTCCCAACTGCCCACCTCTAAGACCCTGGCCAATGTAGCTACTGTTGCTGCCAAAAAGAATTCCCTCACAGGCTCTGGGATCCAGCCATCTACTGCAGCAGGCACACCAAAACGTGTCATTGTCCAG GCCTCCACCAGTGAACTAATGCGCAGCCTGGGGGAGTTCCTGTGCCGTCGGTGTTATCGACTGAAGCGTCTTTCCCCCACAGATCCCGTTCTGTGGCTGCGTAGTGTGGACCGCTCCCTCCTCCTACAGGGCTGGCAGGATCAGGGTTTCATCACTCCGGCCAATGTGGTCTTCCTCTACATGCTGTGTCGTGACGTGGTCTCATCCGAGGTGGCCTCAGAGCGTGAGCTGCAGGCTTCGCTGCTCACCTGCCTGTACCTGTCCTACTCCTACATGGGCAACGAGATCTCCTACCCGCTGAAGCCCTTCCTCGTTGAGGCAGAGAAGGAAGCTTTCTGGGACCGCTGCCTGGAGATAATCAACCGCATGAGTGGCAAGATGCTCCAGATCAACACCGACCCTCACTTCTTCACCCAGGTGTTTGCTGACCTGAAGAACGAGAgcaagaaagaagaggagaagaccAAACTCCTCATTGGCCTTGACCGATAA